The Nonlabens spongiae genome contains a region encoding:
- a CDS encoding TAT-variant-translocated molybdopterin oxidoreductase, translating into MATSKRYWKSTAQLEDNNEIVKDLEQKEFANPIPTEQFLGDDSAMAESKTSRRDFLKYVGFSTAAASLAACEGPVIHSVPYVNQPEQIVPGIANYYATTIANGYDFASVLVKTREGRPIKIESNRDAKYRGNANARVHASVLSLYDTQRLQAPLVKGAESSWDKLDGEVAQKLNQLGGKELVVLTATHASPSMSKIIEKLKAKYGNVREVVYDAVGEDAALDAFEGKYGTRGLADYDFTDAECIVSIGADFVGDWQGGGFDKGYSASRIPKDGKMSQHIQFEANMSLSGANADRRYPVKPSEQKAIIAALYSKIAGGSSPSLPAKIEKAVEQAAIALKRGGSKSVVLCGLSDRAAQQLTLSINEALSSTIIDTEEPIMTRQGSRMAVKNLLREMNSGSVGAVFVLGVDPVYAYEDSDAFAKAFSKVPLKVSFATRKDATAELCDYVATTPHYLESWGDTMIKKGHVYLTQPTIKPLFDTRQAQETLLKWSGDNTSYRDFLKSSAQADGSNWNKSLQDGFYKSNADFIANDLAPQMSDGMALSELSNAKGSNDFELVLYTKTAVGDGKQINNPWLQELPDPITRTTWDNYMTISIADAEELGIENYNVANGALDGNYAVVSMNGVELTLPALIQPGQAKGTIGIALGYGQKNGVQEEMQTGVNAYPLYKDGVNIQSVKVSATADVHEFACTQLQNTMMGRDVIRETDLATYRSGDKDEFNPMPEVSLNHIPTNVTSPDVDLWEGFDRSVGHHFNMSIDLNACTGCGACVIACHAENNVPVVGKSEVRKSRDMHWLRIDRYYSSTDSFEDDEAKKDGFSGLFGDNGSLGGFGELEIPAENPQVAFQPIMCQHCNHAPCETVCPVAASAHGRQGQNHMTYNRCVGTRYCANNCPYKVRRFNWFLYNGNDEFDYHMNNDLGRMVVNPDVTVRSRGVMEKCSMCMQMTQMTILEAKKEGRMIKDGEFATACSNACMEGAIKFGDINDKESEIYKLKQSDRAYHLLEEVGTEPNVLYQVKVRNV; encoded by the coding sequence CACTCGCTGCGTGTGAGGGCCCGGTGATCCATTCGGTACCCTATGTAAATCAACCAGAACAGATTGTTCCTGGAATAGCTAACTACTATGCGACCACCATCGCAAACGGTTATGACTTTGCAAGCGTTCTTGTAAAGACGAGAGAAGGTCGCCCGATAAAGATAGAAAGCAATCGCGATGCAAAATATCGTGGAAATGCAAATGCTAGGGTGCACGCCTCTGTACTTTCATTATATGACACGCAAAGACTTCAAGCGCCTTTAGTAAAAGGAGCTGAATCTAGCTGGGATAAACTTGATGGTGAGGTAGCTCAAAAGCTTAATCAGCTGGGAGGTAAAGAGCTTGTTGTTCTTACTGCTACTCATGCCAGCCCTTCCATGTCTAAAATCATAGAAAAGCTCAAAGCTAAGTACGGCAACGTGCGCGAAGTGGTTTATGACGCAGTAGGTGAAGACGCCGCTCTGGATGCTTTTGAAGGAAAATATGGGACTCGCGGTCTTGCTGACTATGATTTTACTGATGCAGAGTGCATCGTATCTATAGGCGCAGATTTTGTAGGTGATTGGCAAGGTGGTGGCTTTGATAAAGGTTACAGTGCGTCTCGCATCCCAAAAGATGGAAAAATGTCTCAGCATATACAGTTTGAGGCAAACATGAGTCTTTCTGGTGCTAATGCAGACAGAAGATACCCAGTAAAACCATCTGAACAGAAAGCGATAATTGCAGCGCTTTATTCTAAAATTGCAGGCGGGAGTTCTCCTTCCTTGCCGGCTAAAATTGAAAAAGCTGTTGAGCAAGCTGCTATTGCTTTGAAGAGAGGTGGTAGCAAATCTGTGGTGTTATGTGGTCTTTCTGATCGTGCTGCACAACAGTTGACACTATCCATTAATGAAGCGCTTTCAAGTACTATTATTGATACTGAGGAGCCTATCATGACGAGACAAGGTAGTCGTATGGCTGTTAAGAACCTCCTGCGAGAGATGAATTCAGGTAGCGTAGGTGCTGTTTTTGTACTGGGTGTAGATCCTGTCTATGCTTATGAAGATAGTGACGCTTTCGCGAAAGCGTTCTCAAAAGTGCCTCTCAAAGTATCATTTGCAACTCGCAAAGATGCAACAGCTGAACTTTGTGACTATGTAGCAACCACACCTCATTATTTAGAGTCTTGGGGTGATACCATGATCAAAAAAGGTCATGTTTACCTAACACAGCCTACTATTAAGCCACTCTTTGACACGCGTCAAGCACAAGAAACGCTGTTAAAGTGGAGTGGTGATAATACATCATACAGAGACTTCTTGAAAAGCTCTGCTCAGGCAGATGGTTCTAACTGGAACAAATCTTTACAAGACGGTTTTTATAAATCAAATGCTGACTTCATTGCTAACGACCTCGCTCCTCAAATGAGTGACGGCATGGCTTTAAGCGAGCTATCTAACGCTAAAGGAAGCAATGATTTTGAACTAGTTCTTTATACCAAAACTGCGGTAGGTGACGGTAAGCAAATCAATAACCCATGGTTGCAGGAATTGCCAGACCCTATCACGCGTACGACATGGGATAATTACATGACCATTTCTATAGCTGATGCAGAAGAACTAGGAATTGAGAATTATAACGTAGCTAACGGTGCTCTAGACGGTAATTACGCTGTTGTGAGTATGAATGGCGTAGAGCTTACGTTACCCGCCTTGATCCAGCCTGGTCAAGCAAAAGGTACCATAGGTATTGCTCTAGGTTATGGACAAAAGAATGGTGTTCAAGAGGAAATGCAAACTGGTGTTAATGCTTACCCACTCTATAAGGATGGTGTCAATATACAGAGCGTAAAAGTTTCTGCAACTGCTGATGTTCATGAGTTTGCTTGTACACAGCTGCAGAATACCATGATGGGTCGTGACGTGATACGGGAGACTGATCTTGCAACATATCGCTCTGGAGATAAGGATGAGTTCAATCCGATGCCTGAGGTGTCATTGAACCACATCCCAACTAATGTGACAAGTCCTGATGTAGATCTATGGGAAGGTTTTGACCGTTCTGTAGGACATCACTTCAACATGTCAATTGATTTAAATGCGTGTACCGGTTGTGGTGCCTGTGTAATCGCTTGTCATGCGGAAAATAACGTGCCTGTTGTTGGTAAATCTGAAGTGCGTAAGTCCCGTGACATGCACTGGTTGCGTATCGATAGGTATTATTCATCTACAGATAGTTTTGAAGATGATGAGGCTAAAAAAGATGGTTTCTCTGGATTGTTTGGAGACAATGGATCTCTAGGAGGATTTGGTGAACTTGAAATTCCAGCTGAAAATCCACAGGTAGCTTTTCAGCCTATTATGTGTCAACACTGTAATCACGCTCCGTGTGAAACAGTTTGTCCGGTAGCGGCAAGTGCACATGGTCGTCAGGGTCAAAACCACATGACTTATAACAGATGTGTAGGTACAAGATATTGTGCAAACAACTGTCCATATAAAGTACGCCGATTCAACTGGTTCCTTTACAATGGAAACGATGAGTTTGACTATCACATGAACAACGACCTAGGTCGTATGGTAGTAAATCCTGATGTGACTGTACGTTCTAGAGGGGTTATGGAGAAATGTTCTATGTGTATGCAAATGACACAGATGACCATTCTTGAAGCCAAGAAAGAAGGTAGAATGATTAAGGATGGCGAGTTTGCTACAGCGTGTTCAAACGCTTGTATGGAAGGAGCCATCAAGTTTGGTGATATTAATGATAAAGAATCTGAAATTTACAAATTAAAGCAGTCTGACAGAGCTTACCACTTGCTGGAAGAAGTTGGAACAGAGCCTAATGTATTGTATCAGGTTAAAGTAAGAAACGTATAA
- a CDS encoding peroxiredoxin-like family protein, giving the protein MKPKTSMPSLDLPLINDARYKLEEQNPENFSLLFFYRGLHCPVCKKQLSEVQDHLEDFVERGVNLCAISMDSEERAKKAGNEWDVTSLPIAYDLSEEKAREFGLFISESISDKEPATFSEPGVFLIDKNNKLYFSSVQSMPFARPSTKDILNAIDFIIKKEYPPRGTK; this is encoded by the coding sequence ATGAAACCTAAAACTTCTATGCCCAGTTTAGATCTACCGCTCATCAATGATGCGCGATATAAACTGGAAGAACAAAATCCCGAGAATTTTTCACTTCTATTTTTCTACCGCGGCCTGCATTGCCCAGTATGTAAAAAACAACTAAGCGAAGTCCAAGATCATCTGGAAGACTTCGTTGAAAGAGGTGTGAATCTTTGCGCTATAAGTATGGATAGCGAGGAGCGCGCAAAAAAAGCTGGAAATGAATGGGATGTAACCTCTTTACCTATAGCTTATGATCTTAGCGAAGAGAAGGCTAGAGAATTTGGACTCTTCATTTCTGAAAGTATTAGCGATAAAGAACCGGCAACATTTTCGGAACCTGGGGTGTTTTTGATTGATAAAAACAACAAATTATATTTCTCATCCGTACAAAGCATGCCCTTTGCAAGACCTTCTACAAAGGATATTCTCAACGCGATCGATTTTATCATAAAAAAGGAATATCCTCCCAGAGGTACGAAGTAA
- a CDS encoding cytochrome c oxidase subunit I has translation MGQAIAVADHSHDEHHHHHKETFVTKYIFSTDHKMIAKQYLITGLIMGAIGILMSILMRMQLANPGEPSVVFSALLGKWAPEGVMDPSIYLALVTIHGTIMVFFVLTAGLSGTFSNFLIPLQIGARDMASGFLNMVSYWLFFLSSVIMLSSLFVEMGPAAAGWTIYPPLSALPEAMPNSGMGMTLWLVSMAIFIASSLLGSLNYVVTVINMRTKGMSMTRLPLTIWAFFVTAIIGIVSFPVLLSAALMLIMDRSFGTSFFLSDIYIKGEVLANQGGSPVLFEHLFWFLGHPEVYIVLLPALGITSEIIATNSRKPIFGYRAMVASILAIAFLSTIVWGHHMFVSGMNPFLGSVFTFTTLLIAIPSAVKAFNYITTLWKGNLQMNPAMLFSIGLVSTFISGGLTGIILGDSTLDINVHDTYFVVAHFHLVMGISALYGLFAGVYHWFPKMFNRMMNKNLGYVHFWLTAIGAYGVFFPMHFIGMAGLPRRYYENTNFPYFDDLLDTNKLITYFAIATAFAQLFFVYNFVKSIFYGKKAPANPWKSNTLEWTTGDKHIHGNWEGPIPHVYRWAYDYSKLNDNDEYVIPGQDYAPQHIPLQEGEEELNH, from the coding sequence ATGGGACAAGCTATTGCGGTTGCAGATCACAGTCACGATGAACACCACCACCATCACAAAGAAACTTTTGTAACTAAGTATATTTTCTCTACAGACCATAAGATGATTGCTAAGCAATATCTTATTACAGGTTTGATCATGGGAGCTATAGGTATTCTCATGTCTATCTTGATGAGAATGCAGCTAGCTAATCCAGGAGAACCTAGCGTTGTATTCAGTGCATTACTTGGTAAATGGGCTCCTGAGGGAGTTATGGATCCTAGTATCTACTTGGCTCTAGTAACAATCCACGGTACCATCATGGTATTCTTCGTATTGACGGCTGGACTGAGTGGAACATTCTCTAACTTCTTGATCCCCCTTCAGATCGGTGCTCGAGATATGGCGTCAGGGTTCCTAAATATGGTTTCTTACTGGTTGTTTTTTCTCTCATCTGTTATTATGCTATCATCTCTTTTTGTAGAGATGGGACCAGCGGCTGCGGGTTGGACGATCTATCCACCCTTGAGTGCACTTCCTGAAGCAATGCCTAACTCAGGTATGGGTATGACATTATGGTTGGTTTCCATGGCAATTTTCATCGCATCTTCGTTACTTGGTTCTTTGAATTATGTAGTTACAGTAATTAACATGAGAACTAAAGGAATGTCGATGACTCGTTTACCATTGACAATCTGGGCATTTTTCGTTACTGCCATCATTGGTATTGTCTCTTTCCCAGTTCTTCTATCTGCAGCTTTGATGTTGATCATGGATAGAAGTTTTGGAACTTCATTCTTCCTTTCAGATATTTATATTAAAGGAGAAGTATTAGCTAATCAAGGTGGGTCTCCAGTTTTATTTGAACACTTATTCTGGTTCTTGGGGCATCCTGAGGTTTATATTGTATTACTTCCAGCATTAGGTATTACCTCAGAGATTATTGCTACAAACTCTCGTAAGCCGATTTTTGGTTACCGTGCGATGGTCGCATCGATATTAGCAATCGCATTCCTATCGACAATCGTGTGGGGCCACCACATGTTCGTATCAGGTATGAATCCCTTCTTAGGATCTGTATTTACCTTCACTACATTGTTGATTGCAATTCCTTCAGCAGTTAAAGCATTTAACTATATCACTACACTTTGGAAAGGTAATTTGCAAATGAACCCGGCGATGCTGTTCTCCATAGGTTTGGTATCAACATTTATTTCTGGGGGTCTTACAGGAATCATTTTAGGAGATAGTACACTCGACATTAATGTCCACGACACGTACTTTGTAGTTGCTCACTTCCACTTGGTAATGGGTATATCTGCACTCTATGGTCTCTTTGCTGGTGTGTATCACTGGTTCCCTAAGATGTTCAATAGAATGATGAACAAGAATCTTGGGTATGTCCATTTCTGGCTTACAGCAATAGGTGCTTACGGAGTTTTCTTCCCGATGCACTTTATAGGTATGGCTGGTTTGCCACGTAGATATTATGAGAATACAAACTTCCCTTACTTTGACGATTTACTAGACACGAATAAGTTAATTACGTATTTTGCAATCGCTACTGCGTTTGCTCAGTTGTTCTTTGTATACAACTTTGTAAAATCGATTTTCTACGGTAAAAAAGCTCCGGCTAATCCATGGAAGTCTAACACACTTGAGTGGACTACAGGAGATAAACACATCCACGGTAACTGGGAGGGTCCTATTCCTCATGTGTACCGTTGGGCTTACGATTACAGTAAGTTGAATGACAACGATGAATACGTGATTCCAGGGCAGGATTATGCTCCTCAGCACATTCCACTCCAAGAGGGAGAAGAGGAATTGAATCACTAA
- a CDS encoding quinol:cytochrome C oxidoreductase encodes MYTLTSKLKIFAIVLMVLGAILTVAGFLTVPSDEDIEHMVANHGIEHHEGEHYNKVGEDHETMVHGSESHPMNSVHGDNHHGDEAHHGSDTDVEHVTHQVHNRPWSAVYVAAFFFFMIGLGALVFLALQKAAQAGWSVVLFRVMEGISAYILPGGIIMFILLLLASFHITHIFHWMDPEVIDPSNPHYDELIAGKTGFLNVPFFLARAAAFLIGWNLYRWNIRKFSLKQDEEPKDNVWYKKGFKHSAMFLVFFLVTESIMAWDWIMSFDPHWFSTLFAWYILAGMMVTAITTIAIVTIFLKNCGYLEYVNDSHIHDLAKFMFGFSVFWTYLWFSQFMLIWYSNVPEEVTYFVTRIEDYNLVFFGMVAINFLLPVLILMNSDFKRRNWFVVTAGLFIIIGHYLDIYVAVMPATVGKSWFIGLPEIGAFLLFGGLFILTVFYTLTKAPLSVKEDPYLGESKHFHY; translated from the coding sequence ATGTACACTCTTACAAGCAAATTGAAGATTTTCGCGATAGTACTTATGGTATTAGGTGCGATTCTTACGGTAGCTGGCTTTTTAACGGTGCCCAGCGATGAAGACATTGAGCATATGGTCGCTAATCATGGTATAGAACATCATGAAGGTGAACATTATAATAAAGTAGGCGAAGATCATGAAACCATGGTTCATGGAAGTGAATCGCACCCCATGAACAGTGTCCATGGAGATAATCATCACGGTGATGAGGCTCACCACGGTAGCGATACTGATGTGGAGCACGTAACCCATCAGGTTCATAATAGACCATGGTCGGCGGTATATGTAGCTGCATTCTTCTTTTTCATGATTGGCCTTGGTGCTCTTGTTTTTCTGGCTCTACAGAAAGCTGCGCAAGCTGGTTGGTCTGTTGTCCTTTTCAGGGTAATGGAAGGAATTAGTGCTTATATATTGCCTGGTGGAATCATCATGTTTATCTTGCTGCTTCTCGCTTCATTCCATATTACCCATATCTTCCATTGGATGGATCCTGAGGTGATTGACCCTTCTAACCCTCATTATGATGAGCTTATTGCTGGTAAAACTGGTTTCTTAAATGTTCCCTTCTTTTTAGCTCGAGCAGCAGCCTTCCTAATAGGTTGGAATCTTTACCGATGGAATATCAGAAAGTTCAGCTTGAAACAAGATGAGGAGCCTAAGGACAATGTATGGTACAAAAAGGGCTTCAAGCATTCTGCTATGTTCTTGGTATTTTTCTTGGTGACTGAATCAATCATGGCTTGGGACTGGATTATGAGTTTTGATCCCCACTGGTTCTCAACACTTTTTGCATGGTATATTCTTGCGGGCATGATGGTAACCGCCATTACTACGATAGCTATCGTAACCATCTTCTTGAAGAATTGTGGATACCTAGAGTACGTTAACGACAGTCATATTCATGACTTGGCTAAGTTCATGTTTGGTTTTAGTGTTTTCTGGACTTACCTATGGTTCTCACAGTTTATGTTGATCTGGTATTCAAACGTCCCTGAAGAGGTGACTTATTTTGTAACTCGTATAGAAGATTACAACTTAGTATTCTTTGGTATGGTAGCGATTAATTTCTTACTTCCTGTATTGATATTGATGAATTCTGATTTCAAACGTAGAAATTGGTTTGTAGTTACTGCTGGGCTATTTATAATAATCGGCCACTATTTAGACATATATGTCGCGGTAATGCCAGCGACAGTTGGTAAATCTTGGTTTATAGGATTACCAGAAATAGGAGCATTCTTGTTGTTCGGTGGGTTATTTATTTTAACAGTGTTCTACACGTTAACTAAAGCACCTTTATCCGTCAAAGAAGATCCATATTTAGGTGAGAGTAAACACTTCCACTATTAA
- the nrfD gene encoding NrfD/PsrC family molybdoenzyme membrane anchor subunit, whose product MAHYEASIRRPLVTGDKTYGDVTRDIVAPVEGEANKQWWLVFSIALIAFLYGLGCIIYTVSTGIGVWGLNKTIGWAWDITNFVWWVGIGHAGTLISAVLLLFRQKWRMAINRSAEAMTIFSVIQAGLFPIIHMGRPWLAYWVLPIPNQFGSLWVNFNSPLLWDVFAISTYLSVSLVFWWTGLLPDFAMIRDRAITPFNKKIYGILSFGWSGRAKDWQRFEEVSLVLAGLATPLVLSVHTIVSFDFATSVIPGWHTTIFPPYFVAGAVFSGFAMVNTLLIVMRKVVNLENYITIQHIELMNLVIMITGSIVGVAYITELFVAWYSGVEYEQYAFLNRATGPYWWAYWSMMTCNVFSPQFMWFKKLRTSIMFSFVISIVVNIGMWFERFVIIVTSLHRDYIPSSWTMFSPTFVDIGIFIGTIGFFFVLFLLYSRTFPVIAQAEVKSILKSSGSKYKTLRENKMTSNTANSSGDPIAHPSK is encoded by the coding sequence ATGGCTCATTATGAAGCGTCCATAAGAAGACCTCTGGTTACTGGTGACAAGACCTATGGTGATGTTACTAGAGATATCGTAGCTCCAGTTGAAGGAGAGGCAAATAAGCAGTGGTGGCTGGTTTTTTCAATCGCACTGATCGCTTTTCTTTATGGACTAGGCTGTATCATCTACACCGTTTCTACGGGAATAGGTGTTTGGGGATTGAATAAAACCATCGGTTGGGCATGGGACATTACCAACTTTGTATGGTGGGTAGGAATTGGTCACGCTGGAACACTGATTTCTGCGGTATTGCTACTTTTTCGTCAAAAATGGAGAATGGCGATCAACCGTTCTGCAGAGGCGATGACGATTTTCTCGGTTATACAAGCAGGTTTGTTCCCAATTATTCACATGGGTCGTCCATGGTTGGCATACTGGGTATTACCTATCCCTAACCAATTTGGTTCTTTGTGGGTAAACTTCAACTCACCTCTTCTTTGGGACGTATTTGCAATTTCAACTTATCTTTCTGTATCCCTGGTTTTTTGGTGGACAGGATTGCTTCCTGACTTTGCAATGATTCGCGACCGTGCGATCACGCCTTTCAATAAGAAGATCTACGGAATCTTATCATTTGGATGGAGTGGTAGAGCAAAGGATTGGCAACGTTTTGAAGAAGTTTCACTTGTTCTTGCAGGTCTCGCAACGCCACTTGTACTTTCTGTACACACGATTGTATCCTTTGACTTTGCAACTTCTGTGATTCCTGGATGGCACACTACGATTTTCCCACCTTACTTCGTTGCAGGTGCGGTATTCTCTGGATTTGCTATGGTAAACACGCTTTTGATTGTAATGCGTAAAGTGGTCAACCTTGAGAATTACATCACGATTCAACATATCGAATTGATGAACTTGGTCATTATGATTACGGGTTCTATAGTAGGTGTAGCATACATAACCGAGCTTTTTGTAGCATGGTATTCGGGAGTTGAATATGAGCAGTACGCATTCTTGAACAGAGCAACGGGACCTTACTGGTGGGCTTACTGGTCTATGATGACTTGTAACGTGTTCTCTCCGCAGTTCATGTGGTTCAAGAAATTAAGAACCAGTATCATGTTCAGTTTTGTGATCTCAATTGTGGTGAACATAGGGATGTGGTTTGAGCGTTTCGTGATTATCGTTACTTCTTTGCACAGAGACTACATTCCGTCTTCATGGACAATGTTTTCACCTACATTTGTTGATATAGGTATTTTCATTGGGACAATAGGATTCTTCTTTGTACTCTTCTTACTGTACTCTAGGACGTTCCCAGTAATTGCACAGGCAGAGGTGAAATCGATTTTGAAGTCTAGTGGAAGTAAATACAAGACTTTACGAGAAAATAAAATGACGTCTAACACTGCTAATTCATCAGGTGACCCGATTGCTCACCCTAGCAAATAG
- a CDS encoding cytochrome c oxidase subunit II — protein MTAFLIILIAALLVISIWQISKIVSLGKAPEPDTEMAEVANDQDNKRNGQGMLIFVIAMYIMMIACFIAYQDFFLPDAGSAHGAEYDNLLLLTTVIIMIVQVLTQGLLHYFSYKYHGKKGQRALFYADNDRLEFIWTAIPVVVLAGLILWGLFSWNDIMDASTDDDPLIVEVYAYQFGWKVRYSGADNILGDANVRFIEGSNQLGIDPTDADGMDDKVSNVAIHLPVDRPVLFKFRSQDVLHSAYMPHFRAQMNVVPGMVTQFKFTPTVTSEDFRSTEFMTEKVRKINEIRRQRSEELVANGDVALDPYEFEYYLLCNKICGSSHYNMQIPIIVESQEDYQEWLDSQQTFEETLASTEN, from the coding sequence ATGACAGCATTTTTAATAATTCTTATTGCAGCCTTACTCGTAATATCGATTTGGCAGATTTCTAAGATTGTAAGTTTAGGTAAAGCACCGGAGCCAGATACTGAAATGGCTGAAGTTGCAAATGATCAAGACAACAAACGCAACGGTCAGGGAATGCTCATCTTTGTGATTGCCATGTATATCATGATGATTGCATGTTTCATAGCATATCAAGACTTCTTCTTACCAGATGCTGGTTCTGCTCATGGAGCTGAATATGACAACTTACTTCTACTTACAACAGTCATCATTATGATTGTTCAGGTGTTGACACAAGGTTTACTTCATTACTTTTCTTACAAGTATCACGGTAAAAAGGGACAAAGAGCACTTTTCTATGCAGATAATGATCGTTTGGAGTTTATCTGGACAGCAATTCCAGTTGTAGTGCTCGCAGGTTTGATCCTTTGGGGATTATTCTCTTGGAATGATATCATGGATGCCTCAACAGATGACGATCCACTAATTGTAGAAGTATATGCTTATCAGTTTGGTTGGAAAGTCCGTTACAGTGGAGCAGATAATATTCTTGGAGACGCAAATGTGCGATTTATAGAAGGTTCCAATCAGTTAGGTATTGATCCTACTGACGCTGATGGTATGGATGACAAAGTTTCTAATGTAGCCATTCATTTGCCTGTAGACCGTCCGGTACTTTTTAAATTTAGAAGTCAAGATGTGCTTCACAGTGCTTATATGCCACATTTTAGGGCTCAAATGAATGTAGTTCCAGGAATGGTTACACAGTTTAAGTTCACTCCTACAGTTACTTCTGAAGACTTCCGTTCCACAGAATTTATGACTGAAAAGGTTCGTAAGATTAATGAAATTCGTCGACAAAGAAGTGAGGAATTAGTAGCCAACGGTGACGTTGCTTTAGACCCTTACGAGTTCGAGTATTACTTGTTATGTAATAAAATATGTGGATCCAGCCACTATAACATGCAAATACCGATCATCGTTGAAAGCCAAGAGGACTACCAAGAATGGTTAGACTCACAACAAACATTTGAAGAAACTTTAGCGAGCACAGAAAATTAA
- a CDS encoding DUF3341 domain-containing protein produces MATHKIHALYADDDVLLRAVKLIKEQKYHIEEVFCPFPVHGLEKAMGIADTRLAINAFLYGLVGLSVATVMMNYIMIEDWPQNIGGKPSFSYLQNMPAFVPIMFELTVFFAAHLMVITFYLRSRLWPFKKAENPDVRTTDDHFLMEIDAYGEDIDSITKFIYDTGATEISLIDNKDDH; encoded by the coding sequence ATGGCAACACACAAAATACACGCCCTTTATGCTGATGATGATGTCTTACTCAGAGCGGTAAAACTGATCAAGGAGCAGAAGTATCATATTGAAGAAGTTTTTTGCCCATTTCCAGTACACGGACTTGAAAAAGCTATGGGTATTGCAGACACGAGACTTGCTATTAATGCATTCCTCTATGGTCTGGTTGGATTATCTGTAGCTACGGTAATGATGAATTACATCATGATTGAAGACTGGCCGCAAAATATAGGTGGAAAGCCTAGTTTTTCTTACCTACAAAATATGCCGGCTTTTGTACCGATCATGTTTGAGCTTACAGTTTTTTTTGCTGCTCACTTAATGGTCATTACTTTTTATTTGAGAAGCCGCTTGTGGCCCTTCAAAAAAGCTGAGAATCCAGATGTGCGCACCACAGATGATCACTTCCTAATGGAGATTGATGCATACGGTGAGGATATAGATTCAATCACAAAATTCATTTACGATACAGGCGCGACAGAGATAAGCCTTATCGATAATAAAGACGATCATTAA
- a CDS encoding c-type cytochrome — MKKSYLNLLYVFIAAALVACGDGQDKEVDASSDRSVQYFPNMYQDVGYSTYGEGEIFPNNVEAQKPVEGTVSRGWMPYEYEDTNEGYASAKANLNNPLPYTEENVTEGQVLYNIYCAICHGEKGKGQGHLVKTEKILGVPSYDAREITQGSIYHVMYYGINYMGSYASQTSIEERWQIAHYVDKLTKELKGEPSREFEEGNNDGLFAAYDQDMNPENTKEEDKDSEVEQPTLQPGEIEEMQEETNTNTSGDQ, encoded by the coding sequence ATGAAGAAGTCGTATTTAAATTTATTATATGTCTTTATTGCAGCAGCACTCGTGGCTTGCGGCGATGGTCAAGATAAAGAGGTAGATGCTAGTTCAGATCGTTCTGTACAGTATTTCCCAAATATGTATCAAGACGTAGGCTACAGTACCTATGGTGAAGGAGAGATCTTTCCAAACAATGTCGAGGCACAGAAGCCAGTTGAGGGTACTGTGTCGAGAGGCTGGATGCCTTATGAGTACGAGGATACTAATGAGGGTTACGCTTCCGCGAAAGCGAACTTAAATAACCCACTTCCCTACACGGAAGAAAATGTTACCGAAGGGCAGGTGCTTTATAATATCTACTGTGCTATATGCCATGGAGAAAAAGGAAAGGGTCAGGGACACCTAGTAAAAACCGAAAAGATTTTGGGTGTTCCTAGTTATGACGCTCGTGAGATTACGCAAGGTTCTATCTATCACGTAATGTACTATGGAATCAACTATATGGGATCCTATGCATCCCAGACTTCTATTGAAGAGCGCTGGCAGATAGCTCACTATGTAGACAAACTCACCAAAGAGCTTAAAGGTGAGCCATCTAGAGAATTTGAGGAAGGAAATAATGATGGACTTTTTGCAGCTTACGATCAGGATATGAACCCTGAGAACACTAAGGAAGAAGATAAAGATTCTGAAGTCGAGCAACCGACTTTGCAGCCAGGAGAGATTGAGGAAATGCAGGAAGAAACAAATACAAATACTAGCGGCGACCAGTAG